Proteins encoded together in one Riemerella anatipestifer window:
- a CDS encoding dihydroorotase: MKVLIKNAQIVNENQIFQSDILIENSLITKITPSISETEAYQIIDTKGLHLLPGVIDDQVHFREPGLTHKGTIETESCAAVAGGVTSFIEQPNTVPNAITQELLENKYQIASQTSHANYSFSMGGTNDNLDEVLKTNPKNVAAIKLFLGSSTGNMLVDNPEILEEIFSKVKMPICVHCEDETTIRKNTEDYKTKFGDDIPVKYHHLIRSEEACFISSAKAVELAQKTGARLHIYHLSTAKETILLDNMTPLKDKKITSEVCVHHLHFTNEDYETKGSLIKWNPAVKTKQDKDGLWEALLDGRIDVIATDHAPHTLDEKQKPYTQCPSGAPLVQHSLQTMLEYHKKGKVSLETIVEKMCHNPAIIFQIEKRGFIREGYKADLVLVDLNAEQTVSKENILYHCGWSPLEGETFHSKITHTFVNGHLAYHNGEVSSTKHGERLLFDRN; encoded by the coding sequence ATGAAAGTACTCATTAAAAACGCTCAAATCGTTAATGAAAACCAAATTTTTCAATCAGATATTCTTATAGAGAATAGTTTAATCACTAAGATAACCCCCTCAATATCAGAAACCGAAGCCTACCAAATCATAGATACTAAAGGGTTACACCTTCTACCTGGGGTAATAGACGACCAAGTCCACTTTAGAGAACCAGGGCTTACCCACAAAGGAACTATTGAAACTGAAAGCTGTGCTGCCGTTGCTGGAGGCGTTACGAGTTTTATAGAACAACCCAACACCGTTCCTAATGCGATTACACAAGAACTTTTAGAAAATAAATATCAGATAGCTTCGCAAACTTCTCACGCCAACTACTCTTTTTCTATGGGTGGAACCAATGACAATTTAGACGAAGTCCTAAAAACTAATCCTAAAAATGTAGCTGCTATAAAACTTTTCTTAGGTTCTTCTACAGGAAATATGCTGGTGGATAATCCAGAAATTTTAGAAGAAATTTTCTCCAAAGTTAAGATGCCTATTTGTGTACATTGTGAAGACGAAACTACCATTCGTAAAAATACAGAAGACTACAAAACCAAATTTGGCGATGATATTCCTGTAAAATACCACCATCTCATCAGGAGCGAAGAGGCTTGTTTTATTTCATCAGCTAAAGCCGTAGAACTCGCTCAAAAAACAGGTGCAAGACTGCATATTTACCATTTATCAACCGCTAAAGAGACCATATTATTAGATAATATGACTCCTCTAAAAGACAAAAAAATAACTTCAGAAGTTTGTGTACATCATCTTCATTTTACTAATGAAGACTATGAAACTAAAGGTAGTCTTATCAAATGGAATCCTGCCGTTAAAACTAAACAAGATAAAGACGGCTTATGGGAAGCGCTGCTCGATGGTAGAATAGATGTGATAGCAACAGACCACGCCCCACACACCTTAGACGAAAAACAAAAACCTTACACACAATGTCCTTCGGGAGCACCTCTTGTACAGCACTCTTTGCAAACGATGTTAGAGTACCATAAAAAAGGAAAGGTAAGTCTAGAAACCATTGTGGAGAAGATGTGCCACAATCCAGCCATCATTTTCCAAATAGAAAAGAGAGGCTTTATAAGAGAGGGCTATAAGGCAGATTTAGTCTTGGTAGATTTAAACGCTGAACAAACAGTTTCCAAAGAAAATATACTTTATCATTGTGGTTGGAGTCCGTTAGAAGGCGAAACTTTTCATTCCAAAATCACTCATACCTTTGTTAATGGGCATTTAGCTTATCACAATGGAGAAGTTTCCTCTACTAAACACGGAGAAAGACTTTTATTTGATAGAAACTAA
- a CDS encoding glycosyltransferase: MDKSQKIKVLFRLRSLEMGGVPRVVLDLLRNLPKDKFDLALMLNLYQGELVSEIPKDIRLIVVEKGREQMSRNAFVQKIQLGLRRLKLGFYDKFPGLLYASKVKEEYDIEVSPGYAEFEMVLNSPNKKSKKVGWFHTDVSYDKDEARVKKRIDLMKKFDWMIFGAAQTRQVIEDLYGVTYPKSSVIYNVIKINEAREKAEAFKLDFDVRPCFTSIGRLHSRKGYHTLIKVHKRLIDEGLLHSIAVIGGGNEMENLKNQAKELSVEKTFLLLDTQKNPWPYVKASDYFVLPSQSESYPLTIGEVMALGKPIISTNVGGIPEMIDDGKDGVLVNYDENELFEAMKSFLTNPELVERIKKGTLGADEKFDEKKIYAQVTEVFERLVVTK, translated from the coding sequence ATGGATAAATCACAAAAAATAAAAGTATTATTTAGGCTTAGATCTTTAGAGATGGGAGGTGTGCCACGAGTGGTTTTGGACTTGTTGAGAAACCTTCCTAAGGATAAGTTTGATTTGGCTTTGATGCTTAATTTGTATCAAGGCGAATTGGTCTCCGAAATACCTAAAGATATTAGGCTTATCGTTGTGGAAAAAGGGAGAGAGCAGATGTCTCGAAATGCTTTTGTTCAAAAAATACAACTGGGACTAAGGCGACTGAAACTAGGGTTTTACGATAAATTTCCGGGTTTGTTGTATGCATCTAAAGTAAAGGAAGAATACGATATAGAGGTATCGCCAGGCTATGCAGAATTTGAGATGGTGCTCAACTCACCTAATAAAAAATCCAAAAAAGTAGGGTGGTTTCACACTGATGTTAGCTATGATAAAGATGAGGCAAGGGTAAAAAAACGTATTGATTTGATGAAAAAGTTTGATTGGATGATTTTTGGGGCAGCACAAACTAGACAGGTGATAGAAGATTTGTATGGGGTAACTTACCCAAAAAGTTCAGTTATTTATAATGTTATTAAAATCAATGAAGCGAGAGAAAAAGCAGAGGCTTTTAAATTAGATTTTGATGTCCGTCCGTGCTTTACCTCAATTGGAAGATTGCATAGCAGAAAGGGTTATCATACTTTAATAAAAGTTCATAAACGATTGATAGACGAGGGATTATTGCATTCTATTGCCGTTATAGGTGGAGGAAATGAAATGGAAAATCTGAAAAATCAAGCTAAAGAACTATCCGTAGAAAAAACTTTTTTACTTTTGGATACTCAAAAAAATCCTTGGCCTTATGTTAAAGCATCGGATTATTTTGTGCTACCGTCTCAATCGGAGAGTTATCCACTGACGATAGGCGAAGTTATGGCATTGGGGAAGCCAATCATTTCCACTAATGTAGGAGGCATACCAGAGATGATAGACGATGGGAAAGACGGTGTTTTAGTTAATTATGATGAAAATGAACTCTTTGAAGCGATGAAATCATTCCTTACCAATCCAGAATTGGTGGAGAGAATTAAAAAAGGAACTTTAGGTGCTGATGAAAAGTTTGATGAGAAAAAGATATATGCTCAAGTTACGGAAGTGTTTGAGAGATTGGTAGTTACTAAGTAA
- a CDS encoding glycosyltransferase family A protein — MNNDIKITIVTPTYNRAHTLPRVFNSLKKQSFLGFKWLIMDDGSTDNTKEVVEGFKEESPFEIEYCYQPNQHKFLTVLDGIKKVTTPYHMVVDSDDSYPSEALEILLNEVEGINNPDDYIGVMGLSVDENGEIVGDEYPHGGFDGSIFDMRYKYKVRGDKFGIFITPTYHRQILGKNYSSYKGKGYIPQSVIFNEYDAKGIKTRFVNKVVRVYHKDEDDAASVSNTRWTGKNVYGLKEGHLSFLNSYGGGLLAYPKALLRNIVGYQYYSFKNGNSLRNILMDIQPSLIKVLSWGLLPFSFLYHKVR; from the coding sequence ATGAACAACGATATAAAAATTACGATAGTTACGCCAACCTATAACCGAGCTCACACTTTGCCACGGGTGTTTAACTCTTTAAAAAAGCAGAGTTTTTTAGGTTTTAAGTGGTTGATTATGGATGATGGCTCCACCGATAACACTAAGGAAGTGGTGGAAGGATTTAAGGAGGAAAGTCCATTTGAGATAGAGTATTGTTATCAGCCTAATCAGCATAAATTTTTAACGGTGTTAGATGGTATAAAGAAGGTTACTACACCTTATCACATGGTGGTAGACTCTGATGATTCTTATCCTAGTGAAGCTTTGGAAATTCTTCTTAATGAGGTGGAAGGCATTAACAATCCTGACGATTATATTGGTGTTATGGGACTTTCCGTAGATGAAAATGGAGAAATAGTGGGTGATGAGTATCCTCATGGCGGATTTGACGGAAGTATTTTCGATATGCGTTATAAGTACAAGGTTAGAGGAGATAAATTTGGAATTTTTATTACACCAACTTACCATCGCCAAATCCTTGGGAAGAATTATAGCTCCTACAAAGGGAAAGGTTACATTCCACAATCGGTAATTTTTAATGAATATGATGCTAAAGGAATTAAAACAAGGTTTGTTAATAAAGTGGTGAGGGTGTATCATAAAGATGAAGATGACGCTGCCTCTGTTTCCAACACTAGATGGACGGGAAAGAATGTTTATGGTTTAAAGGAAGGACATTTGTCTTTTCTCAACAGCTATGGGGGTGGGTTATTGGCGTATCCTAAAGCATTACTAAGGAATATTGTAGGCTATCAGTACTATTCATTTAAAAATGGCAACTCCCTTAGAAATATTTTGATGGATATTCAACCGTCTTTGATAAAGGTGTTAAGTTGGGGACTTTTACCCTTTAGTTTTTTGTATCATAAAGTGAGATAA
- a CDS encoding glycosyltransferase: protein MEGKDKKVLLVYYKLFKPGGVAKVMTTLANELVAEGYKVEILLLMSPRPNFYPLNENVKIHHIDTFSHWAWKICEFNVKWLRFIPKIQNINAYIYHIGVYLMLKNWLGKNHQNYDTIISCWYKLSSFISLWSGVRERTIAWEHTDFNTGGFFYKGFLRRVFYKNLKQVVVINRPSMLHYEQFNKTSCIANIIGEPFDSKKKIGFQEKFNLISYVGRLDRDKNVAELLEILSQVNLHSDWKLQIVGEGDKREELEKLVKSNNLENKVSFLGNRTVNEIESLLERSKVFVFTSLKEGLPTVLLEAMFCSNVLVAYDCNYGPSDIINKNNGFLIPLRNKDLFREKLQYLLDSPADLERLSHSSYREAQKWKKDKILEQWKKIL, encoded by the coding sequence ATGGAAGGGAAAGATAAAAAGGTACTATTGGTATACTACAAACTATTTAAACCGGGTGGCGTGGCTAAGGTAATGACCACTTTGGCCAATGAGCTTGTGGCGGAAGGGTATAAGGTAGAAATTCTATTGTTGATGTCGCCCAGACCTAATTTTTATCCATTAAATGAAAATGTCAAAATACATCATATAGATACTTTTTCACATTGGGCTTGGAAAATATGTGAATTTAATGTAAAGTGGCTTAGATTTATTCCTAAAATACAGAACATCAATGCCTATATTTATCATATAGGGGTTTATTTAATGTTAAAAAATTGGTTAGGAAAGAATCATCAGAATTACGATACTATTATCTCTTGTTGGTATAAGTTGTCTTCTTTTATTTCTTTGTGGAGCGGGGTGAGAGAGAGAACTATAGCATGGGAGCATACAGATTTTAATACAGGTGGTTTTTTTTATAAGGGATTTCTGAGAAGGGTTTTTTATAAGAATTTGAAGCAAGTGGTTGTTATTAACCGACCGTCTATGTTACATTATGAACAATTTAATAAGACCAGTTGTATTGCCAATATTATAGGAGAACCTTTTGATAGTAAGAAAAAAATTGGCTTTCAGGAGAAGTTTAATTTGATATCGTATGTGGGTAGGTTAGATAGAGATAAAAATGTTGCTGAATTATTGGAGATCTTATCTCAAGTTAATCTTCATTCGGATTGGAAATTACAAATTGTAGGGGAAGGAGATAAACGAGAAGAGCTAGAAAAATTAGTGAAGAGTAATAATTTAGAGAACAAAGTTTCTTTTTTAGGCAATAGAACGGTGAATGAAATAGAAAGTTTGTTAGAAAGGTCTAAAGTTTTTGTGTTTACTTCCTTGAAAGAAGGTTTGCCTACTGTTTTATTAGAAGCCATGTTTTGTTCAAATGTTTTAGTGGCTTATGATTGTAATTATGGACCGTCAGATATTATCAATAAGAATAATGGTTTTTTAATTCCGCTTAGAAATAAAGATTTATTCAGAGAAAAGCTACAGTATCTATTAGATAGTCCGGCGGATTTAGAGCGTTTATCACACTCCTCCTACAGGGAGGCACAAAAATGGAAAAAAGATAAAATTTTAGAACAATGGAAGAAGATTTTATAA
- a CDS encoding glycosyltransferase family 2 protein, with protein MEEDFIKLSIIIPVYNTPVKYLQECLESIRNANINYKYEVLIIDDGSTNGEIISFFRNYKQDNIVTILFQENKGPSSARNTAIKSVKGEYILFLDSDLVTTRN; from the coding sequence ATGGAAGAAGATTTTATAAAACTATCAATTATAATCCCAGTATATAATACTCCGGTAAAATACTTGCAAGAATGTTTAGAAAGCATTAGAAATGCTAATATCAATTATAAGTATGAAGTATTAATTATTGATGATGGTTCTACGAATGGAGAAATAATTTCTTTCTTTAGAAACTATAAGCAAGATAATATTGTTACAATTTTATTTCAAGAAAATAAAGGACCATCTTCTGCAAGAAATACAGCAATAAAATCAGTAAAAGGGGAGTATATACTTTTTTTAGATTCAGACCTTGTTACTACCAGAAATTAA
- a CDS encoding glycosyltransferase family 2 protein, with protein sequence MLLPEINKVIKFLNENSNYDVVYCDLKTFGAFTYSSKKGNFSKFKLMCIGNLMAVTSLFRKKVFDKVGGFNEGLFYAEDWDFWIRIASAGFRFKYLPEPFFLYRKMNDGVSLSQQNYNKREEIKSFIKSQFDPHKEITIEEVNLYVLNNFRDNKKHICKLLIILFFPWLFKVLKKKGIYKNDIVVD encoded by the coding sequence TTGTTACTACCAGAAATTAATAAGGTAATTAAGTTTTTGAATGAAAATTCAAATTATGATGTGGTTTACTGTGACTTGAAAACTTTTGGAGCGTTTACCTATAGTTCAAAAAAAGGCAATTTTTCCAAATTTAAGTTGATGTGTATTGGTAATTTGATGGCTGTAACTAGTCTTTTTAGAAAGAAAGTTTTTGATAAGGTGGGAGGGTTTAATGAGGGTTTGTTTTATGCAGAGGATTGGGATTTTTGGATTAGGATAGCAAGTGCAGGATTTAGGTTTAAATATCTTCCAGAGCCTTTCTTTTTATATAGAAAAATGAATGATGGAGTGTCTCTTTCACAACAAAATTATAATAAAAGAGAAGAAATAAAAAGTTTTATTAAATCTCAATTTGATCCACATAAGGAGATTACAATAGAAGAAGTTAATCTATATGTTTTAAATAACTTTAGAGATAACAAGAAACATATCTGTAAACTTTTAATAATTTTATTTTTTCCTTGGTTATTCAAAGTTTTAAAGAAAAAAGGAATTTATAAAAATGATATTGTAGTAGATTAA
- a CDS encoding glycosyltransferase encodes MSDKKKKLLIRIGSLRHGGAEKVLVTFLKNLPPDKYEVDLLLNLYSGKYLSEVPSWVNILYLNKGEMITTNRLQDIPQKAFRVIYQGILKKFPKLLYHFILKGKKYDVELAAIHGFRDEVLNSPLKQSKKIIWIHNDLRKTEFHNYTDAEIRKFFGYDKIMVISEYIRKDFESLAQSEAEKNKIVRIYNPLDTQEILNKSKVEELPKPMLPTFVSVGTVFPQKGFDRLLKVHKRLLDEGLPHRVQIIGDGYDFDNIQNLKTELVIDDTVDMLGFTDNPYPYFKNADFYILSSRYEGYPTVLFEAITLRKNIIATDVSGVREMLLDGELGFIVDNSEEGIYQGMKKALTNPQYFQTYQEKLKDYQMPFNLTNSVEKIMQILDS; translated from the coding sequence ATGAGTGATAAAAAAAAGAAACTTCTCATTCGTATAGGTTCATTGAGACATGGTGGAGCGGAGAAGGTACTGGTAACTTTTCTTAAAAACCTTCCGCCAGATAAGTATGAGGTGGACTTGTTACTCAATTTATACTCGGGGAAATATCTATCGGAAGTTCCTAGCTGGGTTAATATTTTGTATCTAAACAAAGGAGAAATGATAACCACTAATCGTTTGCAGGATATTCCTCAAAAAGCGTTTAGAGTTATTTATCAAGGAATACTAAAAAAGTTTCCAAAGTTACTTTATCATTTTATTCTCAAAGGTAAAAAGTACGATGTTGAATTAGCTGCCATACACGGTTTTAGAGATGAGGTGTTAAATTCGCCGTTGAAACAATCTAAGAAAATCATCTGGATACATAACGATTTAAGAAAAACCGAATTTCACAACTATACAGATGCTGAAATTAGAAAGTTTTTTGGATATGATAAGATTATGGTCATATCTGAATATATACGGAAAGACTTTGAAAGCCTAGCTCAAAGTGAGGCGGAAAAAAATAAAATTGTTAGGATTTATAATCCACTTGACACGCAGGAAATTCTTAATAAAAGTAAGGTAGAAGAGTTGCCCAAACCGATGCTTCCAACTTTTGTATCCGTTGGTACGGTGTTTCCACAAAAGGGGTTTGATAGACTTCTCAAAGTACACAAAAGGCTCTTAGACGAGGGTTTGCCACATCGTGTACAAATTATAGGAGATGGCTATGATTTTGATAATATTCAAAATCTCAAAACAGAACTTGTGATAGATGATACAGTAGATATGTTAGGCTTTACAGATAACCCATATCCGTATTTCAAAAATGCCGATTTCTATATTTTAAGTTCGAGGTACGAGGGCTATCCTACCGTGTTGTTTGAAGCGATTACTTTGAGAAAGAATATTATCGCAACAGATGTTTCTGGGGTTAGAGAGATGCTCTTAGATGGAGAGCTAGGATTTATTGTAGATAATTCAGAAGAAGGTATTTACCAAGGAATGAAAAAGGCACTTACCAATCCACAGTATTTTCAAACCTATCAAGAAAAACTAAAAGATTACCAAATGCCATTCAATCTTACCAATTCTGTGGAGAAGATAATGCAAATCTTAGATAGTTAG
- a CDS encoding serine O-acetyltransferase: MNYTTIQKDFYRESGKWLSGIQILKKCFSPNLHYIYWFRKAQKYRSTPFLGFIVRFILRHYQIKYGFQIYPETQIGEGFYLGHWGAVVINPKTIIGKNCNIAQGVTIGQQNRGKKQGVPTIGDEVWIGANAVIVGGITIGNNVLIAPNAYVNTDVSSGSVVMGNPAQIIPNDQATEGYINHKV; this comes from the coding sequence ATGAATTACACTACTATACAAAAAGACTTCTACCGAGAGAGTGGAAAGTGGCTTTCTGGGATTCAGATTTTGAAAAAATGCTTCAGCCCTAATCTGCATTATATTTATTGGTTTCGTAAAGCACAGAAATATAGAAGTACTCCTTTTTTAGGGTTTATTGTACGATTTATTCTTAGGCACTATCAAATAAAATATGGTTTTCAGATTTATCCTGAAACTCAAATAGGCGAAGGTTTTTATTTGGGACATTGGGGAGCGGTGGTTATCAATCCGAAAACCATTATTGGTAAAAATTGCAATATAGCACAAGGGGTTACCATAGGTCAGCAGAACCGAGGCAAAAAGCAGGGCGTGCCTACCATTGGAGATGAAGTTTGGATTGGGGCTAATGCTGTAATTGTGGGTGGGATAACTATAGGGAATAACGTCCTTATAGCCCCTAATGCGTATGTGAATACCGATGTATCTAGTGGTTCTGTAGTTATGGGGAATCCAGCACAAATTATCCCTAACGACCAAGCAACGGAGGGTTATATTAACCATAAAGTTTAA
- a CDS encoding carbonic anhydrase, producing the protein MPNSYEVIFENNKKWVESKLGGDADFFKNLAKNQTPDFLYIGCSDSRATAEELMGAQPGEVFVHRNIANVVNTLDMSSTAVIQYAVEHLKVKHIVVCGHYNCGGVKAAMSSQDLGLLNPWLRTIRDVYRLHQAELDAIEDEHKRFDRLVELNVQEQCINVIKMACVQERYILEEFPIVHGWVFDLRTGKLIDLNLDFAKMLKDIQKIYNLTDSDWVMSRRNNKNLNP; encoded by the coding sequence ATGCCAAATTCGTATGAAGTAATTTTCGAAAACAACAAAAAGTGGGTAGAAAGTAAACTGGGTGGAGATGCTGATTTTTTCAAAAATTTAGCTAAAAATCAAACTCCAGATTTTCTTTACATTGGATGTTCGGATAGTAGAGCAACAGCAGAGGAGTTAATGGGAGCTCAGCCGGGCGAAGTGTTTGTTCACAGAAATATAGCTAATGTGGTAAATACTTTAGATATGAGTTCTACAGCAGTTATACAATATGCCGTAGAACATCTTAAAGTAAAGCACATTGTGGTATGTGGGCATTATAACTGTGGAGGTGTAAAAGCTGCTATGTCTTCTCAGGATTTAGGATTGCTTAATCCTTGGTTGAGAACTATTAGAGATGTTTACAGGTTACACCAAGCGGAGCTAGACGCTATCGAAGACGAACATAAGCGTTTCGATAGATTGGTAGAGCTGAATGTTCAGGAGCAATGCATCAATGTAATTAAAATGGCGTGTGTGCAAGAAAGATACATTTTAGAGGAGTTTCCTATTGTACACGGGTGGGTGTTTGATTTAAGAACTGGTAAGTTGATAGATTTGAATCTTGATTTTGCTAAGATGCTTAAAGATATTCAAAAAATCTACAATCTAACAGATTCTGATTGGGTAATGAGTAGAAGAAATAACAAAAATCTAAACCCTTAA
- a CDS encoding SulP family inorganic anion transporter — translation MKKTSLLGGFKENFPSGLVVFLVALPLCLGIALASGAPPLSGIISGIIGGIVVGYISNSHISVSGPAAGLTAIILTAITDLGAFELFLCAGIIAGVIQLILGFVRAGSISNYFPTNVIEGMLAGIGVIIIMKQIPHALGYDSDFEGNETIFDNGYNLDSISSYLQNLSSSVHMGAIIVTLVSLAILLLWDNVAALRKLKMLPGALVAVAVGILLNEFFKASGSSLAISEEHLVNLPVPQSAEDFKNMIVLPDFSGFTNPQIWVVGATIAIVASIETLLCIEAADRLDNKRRITDTNLELRAQGIGNMVSAFIGGLPMTSVVVRSSANANAGATSKVSAIIHGVLLLVCAVSIPVILNKIPLATLAAVLLLVGYKLAKPSTIAHFWHKGKYQFIPFIATVVAVVATDLLKGVGVGMAISIFYILQGNMKRAYYFSREELDEADEITIRLAEEVSFLNKAAIKKTLKNIKPNSKVTIDARNTSYITTDVLELIQDFANVRAKEEDIEVVLLGFRTSYKDYEKDQHSHIELGHGKAI, via the coding sequence ATGAAAAAGACATCTTTATTAGGAGGTTTTAAAGAAAACTTTCCTTCAGGACTTGTGGTATTCTTGGTAGCATTACCATTGTGTTTAGGAATTGCATTAGCATCTGGAGCACCGCCGCTTTCTGGTATTATTTCTGGTATTATAGGTGGTATTGTGGTAGGTTATATTAGTAATTCGCATATATCAGTATCAGGACCTGCTGCTGGTTTAACAGCGATTATCCTTACAGCTATTACAGATTTAGGAGCGTTTGAGCTTTTTCTTTGCGCGGGTATTATAGCAGGTGTAATACAGTTGATTTTAGGATTTGTGCGTGCAGGTAGTATTTCTAATTATTTCCCTACTAATGTGATAGAAGGTATGCTTGCTGGTATTGGAGTTATCATTATTATGAAACAAATCCCGCACGCTTTAGGATATGATAGTGATTTTGAAGGAAATGAAACCATTTTTGACAACGGCTATAATCTTGATTCTATATCTAGCTATCTTCAAAATCTTAGCTCATCGGTGCATATGGGGGCAATTATAGTAACATTAGTTTCTCTTGCGATTCTTTTGTTGTGGGACAATGTGGCAGCACTTAGAAAACTTAAAATGTTACCAGGAGCATTAGTGGCGGTAGCGGTAGGTATTTTATTAAATGAGTTTTTCAAGGCTAGTGGAAGCTCTTTAGCGATAAGTGAAGAACATTTAGTTAATCTGCCAGTACCTCAATCTGCTGAAGATTTTAAAAATATGATTGTATTGCCTGATTTTTCAGGATTTACTAACCCCCAAATTTGGGTAGTGGGGGCTACTATAGCTATTGTAGCTTCTATAGAAACATTATTGTGTATTGAAGCAGCAGATAGATTAGATAATAAAAGAAGAATTACAGATACCAACTTAGAGCTTAGAGCTCAAGGGATAGGTAATATGGTGAGTGCTTTCATTGGAGGGCTTCCAATGACTTCAGTAGTAGTTCGTTCTTCTGCTAATGCCAATGCGGGAGCTACATCTAAAGTTTCGGCTATTATACATGGCGTATTGTTGTTAGTTTGTGCAGTATCTATACCTGTTATCCTTAATAAGATACCTTTGGCTACTTTAGCAGCAGTACTTCTTTTAGTAGGATATAAATTAGCAAAACCATCTACAATTGCTCATTTTTGGCACAAAGGGAAGTATCAATTCATTCCTTTCATAGCTACGGTAGTTGCAGTTGTGGCTACAGACTTACTGAAAGGAGTGGGAGTAGGTATGGCGATTTCTATATTCTATATTTTACAAGGGAATATGAAAAGAGCGTACTACTTTAGCCGTGAAGAGTTAGACGAAGCTGATGAAATTACCATAAGATTAGCAGAAGAGGTTTCGTTCCTTAACAAAGCGGCAATCAAGAAGACTTTAAAAAATATAAAACCAAACTCTAAAGTAACTATAGATGCTAGAAATACCTCTTATATTACTACAGATGTATTAGAGTTAATACAAGACTTTGCTAATGTAAGAGCTAAGGAGGAAGATATAGAAGTAGTGTTACTAGGGTTTAGAACATCTTATAAAGATTATGAAAAAGACCAACATTCTCATATAGAGCTTGGTCATGGTAAAGCAATTTAA
- a CDS encoding phosphatase PAP2 family protein: protein MKKILGGISLCWFSLTFYMVVTLVLVLLVKPDGFFLIPILEGRFYFFAVFLAALFFDNQLKNYPKIKVLVSWLLAYAFLGMVYKETAQLNLMFFDKIDSWLVEIDHLLFGFQPSLEFSKVFDYPWFSELMFLGYFFYYLMPLIVMGMLFKYKPNLLEFFGSLLITAFVIYYTIFIFVPAEGPQFYFPYPSNTVEAYGLFGMAVKQIQLMGEAPTAAFPSSHVGVSVVVLIWLFKHYRKLFFLIFLFTFILVFSTVYIKAHYAVDVLAGGVTGVLVYLLSSSMTLFFIKKRKRWKSL, encoded by the coding sequence ATGAAGAAAATATTAGGGGGGATTTCGTTGTGTTGGTTTAGTTTAACCTTTTATATGGTGGTTACGCTAGTTTTGGTGTTGTTGGTAAAACCCGATGGCTTTTTTCTTATACCAATATTAGAAGGGAGATTTTATTTTTTTGCAGTGTTTTTAGCGGCTTTATTTTTTGATAATCAACTGAAAAACTATCCAAAAATAAAAGTACTGGTAAGCTGGTTGCTAGCCTATGCCTTTTTAGGTATGGTTTATAAGGAGACGGCACAACTCAATCTTATGTTTTTTGATAAAATAGATAGTTGGCTAGTTGAGATAGACCACCTTTTGTTTGGCTTTCAGCCTTCGCTAGAGTTTTCTAAGGTTTTTGATTATCCTTGGTTTAGTGAACTGATGTTCTTAGGGTATTTCTTCTATTACCTAATGCCTCTCATTGTGATGGGAATGCTTTTTAAGTACAAGCCTAATCTATTGGAGTTTTTTGGTTCTTTATTGATAACAGCTTTTGTTATCTATTACACTATTTTTATTTTTGTTCCAGCGGAAGGGCCACAGTTTTATTTCCCATATCCTAGCAATACGGTAGAAGCTTATGGTCTTTTTGGAATGGCAGTAAAACAAATCCAATTGATGGGCGAAGCTCCTACGGCGGCATTTCCTAGCTCTCATGTGGGCGTAAGTGTAGTAGTTCTGATTTGGCTATTTAAACATTACAGAAAATTATTTTTCTTAATATTTCTATTTACATTTATTCTTGTTTTCTCTACGGTGTATATCAAAGCACATTATGCGGTAGATGTTTTGGCGGGAGGAGTTACAGGAGTATTGGTTTACTTGCTTAGTTCAAGTATGACTTTATTTTTTATAAAAAAACGAAAACGATGGAAATCACTATAA